One region of Blastocatellia bacterium genomic DNA includes:
- a CDS encoding sodium:solute symporter, with the protein MRRTMTGLDWFILGAYLVTIVAMSFLLARGQRSPVDYFLGGRKVSSWAIAGSIMATQVSAVSLIGAPAFVALKPGGGLRWLQYEFAVPLAMIGLIIFFVPVFHRLRIITIYEYIARRFGPTTRSALSLIFLISRGLSTGVSLYAVSIVLAVCLELPLAEMLLLVGAITVLYTTVGGIKADIYSDVLQLFILALGTIAGIISTLQLMGDARETIALISPERLQTLDFKNHGFGDGQTFSFWPMLIGGVFLYLSYYGCDQSQAQRLLTSETVKGAQRALLLNGLLRFPLVLLYCSFGVLLAAFLIQRPDFAGMIPAEHPDYLVPLFMVEYLPPGITGLVMAGIFAAAMSSLDSALNSMSAVTMRDFIGRGGKLDHLSEHQSLAWSRLCTVFWGVFCTASGFWMSRAEATVIELINMIGSVFYGPTLAIFLLGLWTRRANQIGAISGLAAGVAMNVILWGFFPSVSWLWWNAIGCFVAFTIGYAVSLPFKASVSTFAPEQLGRHQYPLSRQLVIRWSLPLLLAFMGMIAASLLIEALVKPG; encoded by the coding sequence GTGAGACGCACCATGACGGGACTCGATTGGTTCATCTTGGGAGCCTATTTGGTGACCATTGTCGCCATGAGTTTCCTCTTGGCGCGGGGCCAGCGTTCGCCCGTGGATTATTTTCTGGGCGGGCGCAAAGTCTCTTCTTGGGCGATCGCCGGTTCGATCATGGCGACGCAGGTGAGCGCGGTGAGTTTGATCGGAGCTCCGGCCTTCGTGGCTCTTAAGCCCGGGGGAGGCTTGCGCTGGCTGCAGTACGAATTTGCGGTACCGCTCGCGATGATCGGCTTGATCATCTTTTTCGTCCCGGTCTTTCACCGCCTGCGGATCATCACGATCTACGAATATATCGCGCGACGCTTCGGACCGACGACTCGATCGGCGCTCAGTCTGATTTTTCTGATCAGCCGGGGGTTGAGCACCGGGGTGAGTTTATACGCCGTCTCGATCGTGCTGGCGGTTTGTCTCGAATTGCCACTTGCTGAAATGCTGCTGCTTGTTGGAGCGATCACGGTGCTCTACACGACGGTCGGTGGCATCAAGGCGGACATCTACTCGGATGTGCTGCAACTCTTCATTCTCGCCTTGGGGACGATTGCCGGCATCATCAGTACGTTGCAGCTTATGGGAGACGCGCGCGAGACGATCGCCTTGATCAGTCCCGAAAGGCTTCAGACGCTCGATTTCAAAAATCACGGATTCGGCGATGGCCAGACCTTCTCCTTTTGGCCCATGCTCATCGGCGGCGTGTTCCTTTACCTCTCGTACTACGGATGCGATCAAAGTCAGGCGCAACGATTGCTCACCTCCGAAACTGTGAAGGGGGCGCAGCGAGCATTGTTGTTGAACGGATTGCTGCGATTTCCACTCGTGCTGCTCTACTGCTCGTTCGGCGTGTTGTTGGCCGCTTTCCTGATCCAGCGTCCGGACTTCGCCGGGATGATCCCTGCTGAGCATCCTGACTATTTAGTGCCCCTTTTCATGGTCGAGTATCTCCCCCCTGGGATCACGGGGTTGGTGATGGCTGGCATTTTCGCCGCGGCCATGTCCAGCTTAGATTCGGCGCTCAATTCGATGAGCGCCGTGACGATGAGGGATTTCATCGGGAGAGGGGGGAAACTGGATCATCTGAGCGAACACCAATCCCTCGCGTGGTCTCGGTTGTGTACCGTCTTCTGGGGGGTCTTCTGCACAGCCAGCGGGTTTTGGATGAGTCGGGCGGAAGCGACCGTGATCGAGCTGATCAACATGATTGGCTCGGTCTTTTATGGGCCGACACTGGCTATCTTTTTACTTGGTCTGTGGACGCGGCGAGCCAATCAAATTGGCGCGATCTCTGGCCTTGCGGCAGGCGTTGCCATGAACGTCATTCTGTGGGGCTTCTTTCCTTCTGTCTCCTGGCTTTGGTGGAATGCTATCGGTTGCTTCGTCGCGTTCACTATCGGCTACGCAGTGAGCTTACCCTTCAAGGCGTCGGTCAGCACGTTCGCGCCGGAACAACTTGGAAGGCATCAGTACCCCCTCTCCCGTCAACTGGTCATCCGTTGGAGTCTGCCGCTTCTTCTCGCCTTCATGGGGATGATCGCTGCCTCGCTTCTCATCGAAGCGCTCGTGAAACCAGGATGA
- a CDS encoding SpoIID/LytB domain-containing protein, with product MVVTSLRRRNLNRAGNPFEPPRYRGVLEIRHTRSLARASEREVVSDDPAPDLASDTSLRLINILDREEYLQGVITNEMPASFHPEALRAQAVAARTYALANIGRFANRGFDLDDSTLSQVYRGALSEHPNGNAAVQDTRGLVVVRDGAFVPTFYSSSMGGHTESNEWVFNSPLDRLPGANAHPALRAVHDGDFPVPVDLASDDGALLFYSQTWDHFDSPTRSGNSRYRWVTNRSAAFVADRLLNTYGISLGSITALIPLLRSPSGRIARLQIVGTRGSFILQGWRTLRDFFQLLNSPSAIVTRVGADGTMLFDFYGGGWGHNVGMSQYGAHGRGRSGQTFREILGAYYVGAEIISIEEAMPFQEGKVIR from the coding sequence ATGGTGGTCACGAGCCTCCGTCGCCGGAATCTCAATCGAGCGGGCAATCCGTTTGAACCACCCCGCTATCGCGGGGTGCTGGAGATTCGGCATACCAGGAGTTTAGCCAGGGCGAGCGAGCGCGAGGTGGTTTCAGACGATCCGGCTCCCGATCTCGCAAGTGATACGTCCCTTCGGCTCATTAATATCCTCGACAGGGAGGAGTATCTCCAAGGCGTCATCACCAACGAGATGCCGGCCTCTTTTCACCCTGAGGCATTGCGGGCTCAAGCGGTCGCAGCCCGCACCTATGCCCTGGCCAACATCGGTCGCTTTGCCAATCGCGGGTTCGATCTCGATGATTCGACACTGTCGCAGGTCTATCGCGGCGCGCTGTCCGAGCACCCGAATGGCAATGCAGCTGTTCAGGATACGCGCGGTCTGGTCGTTGTTCGGGATGGAGCGTTCGTTCCGACGTTTTATTCCTCCTCGATGGGCGGGCACACGGAAAGTAACGAGTGGGTCTTCAACTCGCCCCTGGATCGACTGCCCGGAGCAAACGCTCATCCGGCACTGCGTGCCGTACACGACGGAGATTTCCCTGTCCCTGTGGACCTCGCGTCGGACGATGGCGCATTGCTGTTCTATAGTCAGACGTGGGATCATTTCGATAGTCCGACGCGAAGCGGAAATTCGCGCTACCGCTGGGTGACGAATCGGTCCGCCGCATTCGTCGCCGACCGATTGCTTAACACATACGGCATCTCGCTCGGTTCAATCACAGCGCTCATTCCGCTGCTTCGGAGCCCGTCGGGGCGCATCGCGCGATTGCAAATCGTGGGAACGCGCGGATCGTTCATTTTGCAAGGATGGCGAACGCTGAGGGATTTCTTTCAGCTCCTCAACAGTCCGAGCGCTATTGTGACGCGAGTAGGAGCAGATGGTACGATGCTCTTTGACTTCTACGGTGGTGGGTGGGGGCACAACGTGGGCATGAGCCAGTACGGCGCGCACGGTCGCGGTCGCAGCGGCCAGACGTTTCGGGAAATTCTCGGCGCCTATTACGTGGGAGCAGAGATCATCTCCATCGAAGAAGCGATGCCCTTCCAGGAAGGGAAAGTCATCCGGTGA
- a CDS encoding metal-dependent transcriptional regulator, producing MDVDRELGELLEALWTLEEQGEALPQDIRQIAHTEVTDQLLERAIQEGLIARQPSGHLRLTPMGRSVAMPIIRRHRLAERLMCDILGVDVEETEAAACEFEHFIAEGITRAICTLLGHPRVCPHGRPIPEGACCRQAEEQVSALLVSCDRLALGETARVAYVSTRSHPRLLKLSALGILPGVSVKLLQKWPSIVLQCEETEIALDQETAREIYVWRSNEDESEEIEPLS from the coding sequence ATGGATGTGGACCGGGAATTGGGCGAGTTGCTTGAAGCGCTGTGGACTTTGGAGGAACAGGGAGAAGCGCTTCCGCAAGACATCCGTCAGATCGCTCACACCGAGGTGACGGATCAGCTTTTGGAACGCGCGATACAGGAGGGGCTCATCGCTCGGCAACCTTCTGGACATTTGCGCCTCACGCCGATGGGGCGCTCGGTGGCGATGCCCATCATTCGCCGGCATCGGTTGGCCGAACGCCTGATGTGCGACATCTTGGGCGTGGATGTGGAGGAGACCGAGGCGGCGGCGTGCGAGTTTGAGCATTTCATCGCGGAGGGGATCACGCGAGCGATCTGCACGCTGCTTGGTCATCCGCGCGTGTGTCCGCATGGGCGTCCGATCCCCGAAGGAGCGTGCTGCCGGCAAGCCGAAGAGCAAGTGAGCGCTCTCCTTGTCTCCTGCGATCGCTTGGCACTTGGAGAAACGGCGCGCGTCGCCTATGTGAGCACACGTTCTCATCCCCGCCTTCTGAAGCTCTCGGCCTTGGGTATTCTGCCTGGCGTCTCCGTCAAGCTCCTGCAAAAGTGGCCGAGTATCGTCCTTCAATGCGAGGAGACGGAGATCGCCTTGGACCAGGAGACCGCTCGCGAGATCTATGTCTGGCGCTCTAACGAGGACGAGTCAGAAGAGATTGAGCCGCTCTCGTGA
- a CDS encoding ferrous iron transporter B: MSPLSQRKKIVLVGNPNVGKSALFRHLTGRYALVSNYPGTTVEISRGRLISDGIEYEVIDTPGITSLVPQSEDERVACEVLLREQPDVIVQVADAKNLRRTLLLTLQLVELRRPMVLVLNMVDEMRERGIEINADALAELFGIPVVETIATYGYGLRQLLRAIPRATVPKNPLHERQREVLGMPLEDADLPVGLIIEWMEVGDARFQRQVEQLLGRSRLSPVRQVLGPSPASRGCQGCSTTRSLCRELERARAQFLEQAVLTLRKEGRKQPRRELAPSAFRWWMGLLLCGVGLLIWEELGGRFSWPTPTAWLTHLLLQYVAEPTQAFFHAHRLDLVHHFLFGRPSEPEYGVLVEATRVLTLFTPILIPAFVLMRRSARFLHHLGRWTRQPLTGIPILMVILILVYELVGYTGAQTLVGALEEILFGAYLIPWLQSLIPSGFFHELLVGPYGLISMGLTYALAIILPVVVTFFLAFGVLEDSGYLPRLAILSDRVLRLMGLNGKAILPMVLGLGCDTMATMTTRILNSPRERLIATLLLALGVPCSAQLGVILGIAAAYSPVVILTVLGVVASQLVLVGHLAAKVIPGQRSDFIFELPPLRIPILRNILLKTWLRLRWFLGEVVPIFLLATLALFLLDQIRFGARTGIEWIEHGLRPLVVGWLGLPAEAARAFVMGFLRRDYGAAGLFDLARHDGLTTTQVIVALVTITLFVPCLANFLVIVREQGVRRALAIVGFIIPFAFAIGGIVGRFLRALGAFS, from the coding sequence ATGTCGCCACTGTCGCAGCGAAAGAAGATCGTCCTTGTCGGGAACCCGAACGTGGGGAAATCGGCGCTCTTTCGCCATCTCACGGGGCGCTACGCGTTGGTGTCGAACTATCCGGGAACGACGGTCGAGATCTCGCGCGGTCGGCTGATCTCGGATGGGATCGAATACGAAGTCATTGACACGCCGGGGATCACGAGCCTCGTTCCGCAATCTGAGGATGAACGCGTGGCGTGTGAGGTGTTGCTTCGGGAGCAACCGGATGTTATCGTGCAGGTCGCCGATGCGAAGAATCTGCGCCGCACGCTCCTGCTCACGCTTCAGTTGGTCGAACTTCGGCGGCCGATGGTGCTCGTGCTGAATATGGTGGACGAGATGCGCGAGCGCGGCATCGAGATCAACGCCGACGCCTTAGCCGAACTCTTCGGCATCCCCGTCGTCGAGACCATCGCGACATACGGCTATGGCCTTCGCCAACTCCTGCGCGCGATTCCGCGGGCGACCGTTCCGAAGAATCCCCTCCATGAACGACAACGTGAAGTCCTCGGAATGCCGCTGGAGGACGCCGACCTTCCTGTCGGGTTGATCATCGAGTGGATGGAGGTCGGGGACGCGCGCTTTCAGCGTCAGGTGGAGCAGCTTTTAGGGCGATCGCGTCTCTCTCCAGTGCGGCAGGTCCTGGGGCCTTCGCCCGCTTCCCGAGGATGTCAAGGGTGCTCGACCACGCGCTCGCTCTGTCGGGAACTCGAGCGCGCTCGCGCGCAGTTTTTGGAGCAAGCGGTCCTCACTCTCCGAAAAGAGGGGAGGAAACAGCCGCGACGCGAACTGGCGCCTTCAGCTTTTCGATGGTGGATGGGACTGCTGTTGTGCGGCGTGGGCCTCTTGATTTGGGAAGAGCTCGGCGGTCGCTTCTCATGGCCCACGCCCACGGCTTGGCTTACGCATCTCCTTTTGCAATACGTGGCCGAGCCAACGCAGGCATTCTTCCACGCGCATCGGTTGGATCTCGTGCATCACTTCCTCTTCGGTCGTCCATCCGAACCTGAATACGGCGTGTTGGTTGAAGCCACTCGCGTGCTCACGCTGTTCACTCCGATTCTTATCCCCGCCTTCGTGCTCATGCGGCGCAGCGCGCGCTTCCTTCACCACCTGGGGCGATGGACGCGTCAACCGCTGACTGGCATTCCCATTCTCATGGTGATTCTCATTCTCGTCTACGAGTTGGTTGGATACACGGGAGCGCAAACGCTCGTGGGGGCGTTGGAGGAAATTCTCTTTGGCGCGTATCTCATCCCTTGGCTTCAGTCATTGATCCCCTCAGGGTTCTTCCATGAGTTATTGGTGGGGCCGTATGGGCTCATCTCCATGGGGCTCACTTATGCACTCGCCATCATTTTGCCCGTCGTCGTGACATTTTTCCTCGCCTTCGGCGTGTTGGAGGACAGTGGGTATTTGCCGCGTCTGGCGATTCTGTCGGATCGCGTGTTGCGACTGATGGGGCTTAACGGGAAAGCCATCTTGCCGATGGTGCTCGGCCTCGGATGCGATACCATGGCGACGATGACCACGCGGATCTTGAATTCCCCGCGGGAGCGACTGATCGCGACGCTCCTTCTGGCGCTTGGCGTCCCGTGCTCGGCTCAATTGGGGGTGATCCTCGGAATCGCCGCGGCCTATTCTCCTGTCGTGATCCTCACGGTGCTCGGCGTCGTCGCGTCGCAGCTTGTGCTCGTCGGGCACCTTGCGGCGAAGGTGATTCCCGGCCAGCGGAGCGATTTCATCTTCGAACTCCCACCGCTTCGCATCCCGATCTTGCGAAACATTCTGTTGAAGACGTGGTTGCGCTTGCGCTGGTTCTTGGGGGAGGTCGTGCCGATCTTTTTGCTGGCCACGCTGGCGCTCTTCCTGCTGGATCAGATCCGGTTCGGTGCGCGGACGGGAATCGAATGGATTGAGCACGGCTTGCGTCCGCTTGTCGTCGGCTGGCTCGGGCTGCCAGCGGAAGCCGCGCGGGCGTTCGTCATGGGGTTCTTGCGACGGGACTATGGAGCCGCAGGGCTCTTCGATCTGGCGCGCCACGATGGCTTGACGACGACGCAGGTCATTGTCGCTTTGGTCACGATTACGCTCTTCGTTCCCTGCTTGGCGAATTTCCTCGTCATCGTGAGAGAGCAAGGAGTGCGGCGCGCGCTCGCCATCGTCGGATTCATCATTCCTTTCGCTTTTGCCATCGGGGGCATCGTTGGACGGTTCCTGAGAGCGCTCGGCGCGTTCTCGTGA